In Cytobacillus sp. IB215665, a single window of DNA contains:
- a CDS encoding NUDIX hydrolase has translation MNNHIFVNWEGHHVKLSWLPTVHIQDVKQITSAHGYCFSEGKILLVDVKGRGFNIPGGHVEDGESPEEAFHREAFEEGYVKGKVAYIGAIEVSHEHNPLFKHGGKYPLVGYQMFYRMDIEECFPFQRENETSSRIWVEPEEIPYVMNDHELSLQVLNEALNKR, from the coding sequence ATGAACAACCATATTTTTGTAAATTGGGAAGGACATCACGTAAAACTTTCATGGTTACCAACGGTACATATACAAGACGTTAAACAAATTACAAGTGCACATGGTTATTGTTTTAGCGAAGGTAAAATTCTGTTAGTGGATGTAAAAGGTCGAGGATTTAATATACCAGGTGGGCATGTAGAGGATGGAGAATCACCTGAGGAAGCGTTTCATAGAGAAGCATTTGAGGAAGGTTATGTGAAAGGTAAGGTAGCGTATATTGGAGCAATTGAAGTAAGTCACGAACATAACCCACTCTTTAAGCATGGTGGAAAGTATCCTCTTGTTGGCTATCAAATGTTTTATCGAATGGACATAGAAGAGTGTTTTCCTTTCCAAAGAGAGAATGAAACTTCCTCACGCATTTGGGTAGAACCAGAGGAAATACCATATGTAATGAATGACCATGAACTTTCTTTACAAGTATTAAATGAAGCATTAAATAAAAGGTAA
- a CDS encoding GrpB family protein, producing the protein MLGLPKGEVFLIPWTEKWESEFLTEKECIEGTIGSYVIEIHHIGSTAVEHLSAKPIIDIAIEIKSFSDGEYCVEPLAALGYSCKGTNILPDRYYYNKGEPRTHQIHMYQAGNKYLHEQLFFRDYLRSNEKLRSEYEQLKKSLANKNKGNKYKYAQEKTNFIHSILENQLHS; encoded by the coding sequence ATGCTTGGTTTACCAAAAGGTGAAGTATTTTTAATTCCTTGGACTGAAAAGTGGGAAAGTGAGTTTTTAACTGAAAAAGAATGTATAGAAGGTACAATAGGGAGTTATGTGATAGAGATACATCATATTGGTAGTACAGCAGTTGAACATTTAAGTGCTAAACCAATTATTGATATAGCTATTGAAATTAAGAGCTTTTCAGATGGTGAGTACTGTGTTGAACCATTAGCAGCACTGGGTTATTCATGTAAAGGGACGAATATTTTGCCAGATAGATATTATTATAATAAGGGGGAACCAAGAACACACCAAATTCATATGTATCAAGCTGGAAATAAATATTTGCATGAACAGTTGTTTTTTAGAGATTATTTAAGAAGTAACGAAAAATTGAGAAGCGAGTATGAACAGCTTAAAAAAAGCTTAGCAAACAAAAATAAAGGTAATAAATATAAATATGCACAAGAAAAAACTAATTTTATACATTCTATACTTGAGAATCAATTACATAGTTAA
- a CDS encoding TetR/AcrR family transcriptional regulator, translating into MDNKTTLQKILEVGQYLIQKHGYNGFSYADIAEQVGIKKASIHYYFPSKKELVQAVLQQYHKDFLNDLFQIDQQYNDPVKKLKAFFQLYRNTLDNNSKICLCTMMAAEISSFPEEIRVNINRFFVDNEKWLENVLAEKRATENPIQADALRDQARLFLAVAQGAPLLVRTSGNFAQYDSMVDNLLTNL; encoded by the coding sequence ATGGACAATAAAACTACATTACAAAAAATATTAGAAGTCGGTCAGTATCTTATTCAGAAACACGGTTATAACGGCTTTAGCTATGCTGATATTGCCGAGCAGGTCGGTATTAAAAAGGCAAGTATTCATTACTATTTTCCATCAAAAAAAGAATTGGTCCAAGCTGTTCTACAGCAATACCACAAGGACTTTCTTAATGATCTTTTCCAAATAGATCAACAGTACAATGACCCTGTAAAAAAACTTAAAGCTTTTTTCCAACTGTACCGTAATACTCTAGACAACAACTCAAAAATTTGTTTATGTACGATGATGGCAGCAGAAATTTCTTCCTTTCCAGAGGAAATACGTGTTAATATCAACCGATTTTTTGTTGATAATGAAAAATGGCTTGAAAATGTGTTAGCTGAAAAAAGAGCAACTGAAAATCCTATACAAGCTGATGCTTTACGAGATCAAGCACGCTTATTCTTGGCGGTTGCACAAGGTGCTCCCCTGTTAGTAAGGACTTCTGGAAACTTCGCGCAATATGATTCAATGGTAGACAACTTATTAACAAATCTTTAA
- a CDS encoding DsbA family oxidoreductase gives MKIEVYSDFVCPFCYIGKRHLEDALERTSLKNRAEVSFKSFELDPNSPRDTNLSIHEIIANKYGVSIEQAKQNNEGIRKRAEAVGLDFRFENMVPTNTFEAHRLAKYASAFGKEEELNEKLLKAYFTDSKHIGDHSTLLNIAEDVGLDREQAKSVLESEQYKDDVRSDESEARSIGVQGVPFFVINDKYAISGAQPTEVFVGALEKVLEEEKQSSKLTSLNTENAKGTYCDDNGCE, from the coding sequence ATGAAAATCGAAGTATATTCAGATTTTGTATGTCCATTTTGTTATATAGGAAAAAGACATTTAGAGGATGCATTAGAACGTACATCCCTAAAAAATAGAGCTGAAGTATCTTTTAAAAGTTTTGAACTTGATCCAAATTCACCGCGAGATACGAACTTATCTATTCATGAAATTATTGCTAACAAATATGGTGTGTCCATTGAACAGGCGAAGCAAAATAATGAAGGGATTCGTAAAAGAGCTGAGGCAGTTGGCTTGGACTTTCGTTTTGAAAACATGGTTCCCACAAACACGTTTGAAGCTCATCGTTTAGCAAAATATGCTTCGGCTTTTGGTAAGGAAGAGGAATTAAATGAAAAATTATTAAAAGCTTATTTTACCGATTCTAAGCATATTGGAGATCATAGCACATTACTTAATATTGCTGAAGATGTTGGGCTTGACCGTGAACAAGCGAAATCAGTATTAGAAAGTGAGCAATACAAAGATGATGTTCGCAGTGATGAATCTGAAGCAAGGAGCATTGGGGTTCAAGGTGTGCCATTTTTTGTCATTAATGATAAGTATGCCATATCTGGTGCGCAACCGACAGAAGTATTTGTTGGTGCATTAGAGAAAGTGCTAGAAGAAGAAAAACAATCAAGCAAACTAACCTCGCTTAATACAGAAAATGCAAAAGGTACGTATTGTGATGATAATGGCTGTGAGTGA
- a CDS encoding Arc family DNA-binding protein has translation MAKRKNFPLRINPKLYDSLEKWAEDELRSVNAQIEILLKDAVKKAGRWKDDENNNS, from the coding sequence TTGGCCAAACGAAAAAATTTCCCGCTAAGGATAAATCCTAAGCTATATGATAGTTTAGAAAAGTGGGCAGAAGATGAATTACGCAGTGTTAATGCACAAATTGAAATTCTTTTAAAAGACGCTGTCAAAAAAGCAGGTCGATGGAAAGATGATGAGAACAATAACTCATAG
- a CDS encoding SPFH domain-containing protein, with the protein MAEKQLWKINGFIGILLAATLIVLGWFALASSKGDGILFLVAAGLFILALLIFSGLTIVHPNEAKVFTFFGLYLGVIRKQGFWMTIPFTLKRKVSLRVINFNSKKLKVNDLEGNPIEIAAVVVYRVNDAAKAVFDVEDYEEFVQIQSETGIRHIASQYPYDYFGDNHKMTLRQHSDKIAQSLAKDLHSRLELAGVEVIESRIMHLAYSSEIASAMLQRQQAQAVLSARQVIVDGAVGMVETAINQLTLNDVVELDEEKKAQMVNNLMVALISDKGTQPIINSGSIY; encoded by the coding sequence ATGGCAGAAAAACAATTATGGAAAATAAATGGTTTTATCGGTATTTTACTTGCAGCTACATTAATTGTGCTAGGCTGGTTTGCTCTTGCATCATCTAAAGGCGATGGAATCTTATTTCTCGTTGCAGCTGGATTATTTATCCTAGCACTTTTAATTTTTTCAGGGCTAACAATCGTCCACCCGAATGAAGCGAAGGTTTTTACTTTCTTTGGTCTATATTTAGGAGTTATACGAAAACAAGGCTTTTGGATGACAATACCGTTTACGTTAAAGAGAAAAGTTTCTTTACGTGTCATTAATTTCAATAGTAAAAAGTTAAAAGTAAATGATTTAGAAGGTAACCCCATTGAAATAGCTGCGGTTGTTGTTTATAGAGTAAACGATGCAGCGAAGGCTGTTTTTGATGTAGAGGACTACGAGGAGTTTGTACAAATTCAAAGTGAAACAGGTATTAGGCATATTGCGAGTCAATATCCTTATGATTATTTTGGAGACAACCATAAGATGACCTTAAGACAACATAGTGACAAAATCGCTCAATCACTTGCAAAAGATCTACATTCACGGTTAGAATTAGCAGGTGTAGAAGTGATAGAATCACGAATTATGCATTTAGCCTATTCTTCAGAGATTGCATCAGCAATGCTACAGCGTCAACAGGCTCAAGCTGTACTTTCTGCACGACAAGTCATTGTTGATGGAGCGGTTGGCATGGTTGAAACAGCTATTAATCAATTAACATTAAATGATGTAGTAGAATTAGATGAAGAAAAGAAAGCACAAATGGTAAATAACTTAATGGTAGCTCTTATTTCAGATAAAGGAACTCAACCGATTATAAACTCTGGAAGCATCTACTAA
- a CDS encoding HD domain-containing protein, which produces MSKQTMINSIKHRVLTKACYLTIEELLELEIAIAFAEKAHEGQMRATGEPYIVHPLSVCLILLDYKADAITLISAVLHDVVEDTIYTVFDIKNKFGLQVSLIVDGLTKIAKGSYEKDEYNAINREKLLSAIIDDVRVAVIKIVDRLHNMRTLQVKKVEKKVPYASETLAFFSPLTERLGLVNIQKELESLSFHYMNPVKYEHVKQQMCEHEQSFFVLFNKCKQEIEHTMKTTKLGLELYWDTMPIYKYNSMLQEDHSIVDTFSINVVTNSFEDCYIAFGIIHNLFQPISNEFKDHMAIRNNIFYKHLKTKVLIKDVEVKVNIYTKAEQHLKNLGVFQFLQDNLFASDAKKISKDLFRDSISCIKVISKNPTQFGEMASFEILQNDITVYTSHLEPVYLPDGSTAIDYAFQLDPSIAKRISYVCINGKVKPLNTVLIDSDIVEIAYAEKDSINPHWLSFTKTSKAYKEISDLLG; this is translated from the coding sequence ATGTCAAAACAGACTATGATTAACAGCATTAAACATAGAGTTTTAACAAAGGCTTGTTATTTAACAATAGAAGAGCTTTTGGAGCTTGAGATAGCAATCGCTTTTGCTGAAAAAGCGCATGAAGGTCAGATGAGAGCAACTGGAGAACCATATATTGTACATCCGTTGTCTGTTTGTCTTATCTTACTTGATTATAAAGCTGATGCTATTACACTAATCTCAGCGGTGCTTCATGATGTTGTCGAAGATACAATATATACTGTATTTGATATTAAGAATAAATTTGGATTACAAGTGTCACTTATTGTTGATGGCTTAACCAAAATAGCAAAAGGCTCGTACGAAAAGGATGAATACAACGCAATTAATAGAGAAAAATTGCTCTCAGCAATTATAGATGATGTTAGAGTAGCGGTAATTAAAATTGTTGATAGACTACACAATATGCGGACTTTACAAGTGAAAAAAGTGGAGAAGAAAGTCCCTTATGCAAGTGAGACACTCGCATTTTTTTCACCACTAACTGAACGGTTGGGCTTAGTTAATATACAGAAAGAGCTTGAGTCGTTGTCATTTCATTACATGAACCCTGTTAAATATGAACACGTAAAACAACAAATGTGCGAGCATGAGCAATCATTTTTCGTGTTATTTAATAAATGTAAGCAAGAAATTGAACACACGATGAAAACGACAAAACTTGGCCTTGAACTTTACTGGGATACAATGCCTATATATAAGTACAATTCTATGTTACAAGAAGACCATTCCATAGTTGATACCTTTTCTATTAACGTAGTAACAAATTCATTTGAAGACTGCTATATAGCATTTGGAATTATCCACAATCTTTTTCAACCAATTAGTAACGAATTTAAAGATCATATGGCGATACGAAATAATATATTTTATAAACATTTGAAAACTAAAGTGTTAATAAAGGATGTAGAAGTGAAAGTTAATATTTACACAAAGGCTGAACAACACTTAAAGAATCTTGGAGTATTTCAGTTTTTGCAAGACAACTTATTTGCGAGTGATGCTAAGAAAATTAGTAAAGATTTGTTTAGAGATTCAATTAGCTGTATTAAGGTGATTTCTAAGAATCCAACTCAGTTTGGGGAGATGGCATCCTTCGAAATACTACAGAATGATATTACAGTTTATACATCCCATTTAGAGCCAGTTTATCTTCCAGATGGGTCAACTGCCATTGATTATGCATTTCAGCTAGACCCTTCTATTGCAAAAAGGATATCTTACGTATGTATAAATGGTAAAGTAAAGCCACTAAATACGGTTCTAATTGATTCAGACATTGTGGAAATAGCATACGCTGAGAAGGATTCTATAAACCCTCATTGGCTGTCATTTACGAAGACTTCAAAAGCATATAAAGAAATAAGTGACTTGCTGGGATAA
- a CDS encoding GNAT family N-acetyltransferase — translation MELHADGGTFHLKSAKEKDLQLVLQLLIQAATWLQTKGTTQWDYYLTHLEENTQEVLDSIIKENTYILLKENKAIATITLEDQPTEWDIDIWGQARNNHDIVYLHRIVVDREYAGKQIGEKLMEWAIQLVKDQGKQYIRFDCLRSNEGLNTYYQRKYELKGIANIYGEHCKYEIVV, via the coding sequence ATGGAGCTTCATGCGGATGGCGGAACATTTCATTTAAAGAGTGCAAAAGAAAAAGACTTACAACTCGTTTTACAACTATTAATTCAAGCAGCTACATGGTTACAAACAAAAGGTACAACACAATGGGATTATTACCTTACTCATCTTGAGGAAAATACACAAGAGGTATTAGATTCTATTATAAAAGAGAACACCTATATTTTATTGAAAGAAAATAAAGCAATTGCTACGATTACATTGGAAGATCAACCGACTGAATGGGATATCGACATTTGGGGACAAGCACGAAACAACCATGATATTGTTTATTTGCATCGAATTGTCGTTGACAGGGAATATGCTGGTAAACAAATAGGTGAAAAATTAATGGAATGGGCGATACAATTAGTAAAAGATCAAGGAAAACAATACATCCGTTTTGATTGTCTTCGAAGTAATGAAGGATTAAATACTTATTATCAAAGAAAATATGAATTAAAAGGCATAGCGAATATTTATGGTGAGCATTGTAAATATGAAATAGTGGTGTGA
- a CDS encoding ABC transporter permease translates to MSINQLILRNLRKNLKNYYLYVFALIFSVALYYSFVTLQYDPSMDPVKGSIKGAASIRTASILLVAIVAIFLLYANNLFIKRRSMEIGLFQLIGMTKKRVFSILTIENFILYFSSLIIGIFIGFSVSKLIVMILFKTTKVETIATLHFSSEAFIQTLIIFSIIYLFIMFMNFLFINRQNLIALFHLTSKSESKVKKLSIFEGISGILGMILIVVGYYFSSILFSGSFSSMNQLFLAMLGILTSVIIGTYLLYKGSVSFISHIIRKKKDGYLNINEVLSLSTIMFRMKSNALLLTVITTVSALAIGLLSLSYISYYSAEKSARNSVAADFAFTNVQDAKQFTQGLKSQNINFLERKVDVIQAHANLEDILDVNIKEINTDPSLTTVAVIGDHTLEEIDLNPNEILLAGYEDAKQTMMPINNSGVIELMGQNIVLKQKYIGINRNDFYISSYFTFGGLAVAIVDEITFNKLTIDLNPDIQKDSSIYIGIDIINNEKILTANDIYQTFDSENAHSSSLQMSNSHKRNIGLLMFIVGFLGLTFLITSGCILYFKQLDESEEEKGNYTILRKLGFTQGDLLKGIQVKQMYNFGIPLIFGLLHSYFAVQSGWFWFGTELWTPMIIVMILYTVLYSIFGILSVRFYKKVIKEAL, encoded by the coding sequence ATGAGCATTAATCAGCTTATCTTAAGAAACTTGAGGAAAAACCTAAAAAACTACTACCTATATGTATTTGCATTAATTTTTAGTGTGGCACTTTATTATTCATTTGTCACTTTACAATATGACCCTTCAATGGATCCAGTAAAAGGATCGATAAAAGGAGCTGCTTCTATTCGAACGGCATCTATTTTACTTGTTGCTATCGTGGCTATTTTTCTTTTATATGCAAATAATTTGTTCATTAAACGTCGTAGTATGGAAATAGGCTTGTTTCAACTTATAGGGATGACCAAAAAAAGGGTCTTTAGCATTCTTACTATTGAGAACTTCATCCTATATTTTAGTTCATTAATAATTGGAATTTTTATAGGTTTTTCAGTTTCAAAATTAATAGTGATGATTTTATTTAAGACGACAAAGGTTGAAACAATTGCAACCCTACATTTTTCATCCGAAGCTTTTATCCAAACTTTAATCATTTTTTCTATCATTTATCTTTTTATTATGTTCATGAATTTTCTTTTCATTAATAGACAAAATCTTATAGCACTATTTCATCTAACTTCAAAGTCAGAAAGTAAAGTAAAAAAATTATCTATATTTGAAGGCATTTCCGGCATATTAGGAATGATACTCATTGTTGTCGGCTACTATTTTTCGTCAATATTATTTAGTGGAAGCTTCTCATCTATGAATCAACTTTTTCTAGCAATGTTAGGTATTTTAACCTCAGTAATTATAGGAACTTATCTTTTATACAAAGGCTCTGTAAGTTTTATTTCTCATATCATTAGGAAGAAAAAGGATGGGTATTTAAATATAAATGAGGTGTTATCTCTTTCTACGATCATGTTTAGAATGAAGTCTAATGCCTTATTATTAACAGTCATTACAACCGTATCTGCACTTGCAATCGGCTTATTATCATTAAGTTATATCTCTTATTACTCAGCAGAAAAATCTGCTAGGAATAGTGTAGCGGCTGATTTTGCTTTCACCAATGTACAAGATGCGAAACAATTCACACAGGGATTGAAGTCACAAAATATTAACTTTCTAGAAAGAAAAGTAGATGTGATTCAAGCACATGCCAACCTGGAGGATATATTAGATGTAAATATAAAAGAAATAAACACTGATCCAAGCTTAACGACTGTAGCAGTTATAGGTGATCATACCTTGGAAGAAATTGACCTAAATCCAAATGAAATCCTTCTTGCAGGTTATGAGGATGCTAAACAAACAATGATGCCAATTAACAATAGTGGAGTAATCGAATTAATGGGGCAAAATATTGTCTTAAAGCAAAAATATATAGGGATTAATCGTAATGACTTCTACATCTCAAGTTACTTTACCTTTGGAGGATTAGCAGTTGCAATTGTGGATGAAATAACATTCAATAAATTAACGATTGATTTGAATCCAGACATTCAAAAAGATTCATCTATCTATATCGGAATTGATATTATTAACAACGAAAAAATTTTAACAGCAAATGATATATACCAAACATTTGATAGTGAGAATGCTCATTCATCAAGCCTACAAATGAGTAATAGCCATAAAAGAAATATAGGGTTGCTTATGTTTATCGTTGGCTTTTTAGGATTAACCTTTTTGATTACATCAGGATGCATCCTGTATTTTAAACAATTGGATGAAAGTGAAGAGGAAAAGGGTAACTATACGATTTTACGTAAACTCGGCTTCACACAAGGTGACTTATTAAAAGGCATTCAAGTAAAACAAATGTATAATTTTGGAATACCACTGATTTTTGGACTTCTTCATAGTTATTTTGCAGTTCAATCAGGATGGTTTTGGTTTGGAACTGAGCTTTGGACACCGATGATTATTGTTATGATATTATATACCGTCTTGTATTCAATCTTTGGCATATTATCTGTTCGTTTTTACAAAAAAGTTATTAAAGAAGCATTATAG
- a CDS encoding ABC transporter ATP-binding protein has translation MYILEANKINKSFGNKFHRQEVLKGIDLNIEEGEFVSIMGPSGSGKTTLLNVLSSIDKVSNGTITIDQNELTKMKDKQLANFRKKHLGFIFQEYHLLDTLTVKENILLPLSISKVSKKEANQQFHTIATELGILDVKDKYPNEISGGQKQRTSAARAFIHEPSIIFADEPTGALDSKSASDLLNKLSDLNSKRKATIMMVTHDPVAASYSNRVIFIKDGYIYTQLNRGEQNRQLFFKDIMKTQGVLGGVQYEH, from the coding sequence ATGTATATTCTAGAAGCTAATAAAATTAACAAAAGCTTTGGTAATAAGTTTCATAGACAAGAAGTTTTAAAAGGAATTGATCTAAACATTGAGGAGGGTGAGTTTGTTAGTATTATGGGACCGTCTGGCTCTGGGAAAACAACATTACTTAATGTGCTATCTTCAATCGATAAGGTAAGTAACGGAACAATCACCATTGACCAAAATGAACTTACAAAAATGAAGGATAAACAACTAGCTAATTTTAGAAAAAAGCATTTAGGTTTTATCTTTCAAGAATATCATTTGTTAGACACACTAACAGTCAAAGAGAACATCCTACTACCGCTATCTATATCGAAAGTATCAAAGAAAGAAGCTAATCAACAATTTCATACTATAGCTACCGAGTTAGGTATTCTAGACGTAAAAGATAAATATCCTAATGAAATTTCTGGTGGACAAAAGCAGCGGACTTCAGCAGCTCGAGCATTTATCCATGAGCCTAGCATTATTTTTGCTGACGAACCAACAGGAGCTCTCGATTCAAAGTCTGCTTCCGATTTGCTAAATAAGTTGAGCGATTTAAATTCAAAACGAAAAGCAACAATTATGATGGTCACTCACGATCCAGTGGCTGCTAGCTATAGTAATAGAGTTATTTTCATCAAGGATGGTTATATTTATACACAGTTAAATAGAGGTGAACAAAATAGACAGCTCTTTTTTAAGGACATTATGAAAACACAAGGTGTTCTAGGTGGTGTGCAATATGAGCATTAA
- a CDS encoding sensor histidine kinase — MIRRFIKERRSWIFLVLSLQLLFIFVAYIDSMIPLKPTIYIVFLSAIIFSVFLIIRYIKETAFYHSLEERENNLDFTSIPEPESPFENIVQQQMINQIEWLKRVNSENSMALEQEKDDLLSWIHEVKTPLTAMHLMIERIEDKELKASLTYEWLRIHLLLDQQLHQKRISSIENDLFIEQVDVESIVIKEIKTLQTWCIQQRIGFDIHINETEVLCDAKWLAFIIRQLLTNAVKYSSQSDISITSYQQGGQTFLEVRDFGRGIDPKDLTRIFDKGFTSTTNHDDQNATGMGLYLAKKAAKSLKITILVQSILGEGTTITLTFPKRNDFVNMIGV; from the coding sequence ATGATTAGAAGATTTATAAAAGAAAGGCGAAGCTGGATCTTTTTAGTTTTATCTTTACAACTATTATTCATTTTTGTCGCTTACATTGATTCAATGATTCCGTTAAAGCCAACCATTTATATCGTTTTTTTATCAGCCATAATTTTTAGTGTTTTTTTAATCATTCGTTATATTAAAGAAACAGCCTTTTATCATAGTTTGGAAGAACGTGAAAACAACCTTGACTTTACAAGTATACCTGAGCCTGAAAGCCCTTTTGAAAATATTGTTCAACAACAAATGATTAACCAGATTGAATGGTTAAAACGAGTAAATTCTGAAAATTCAATGGCGTTGGAGCAAGAAAAGGATGATTTGTTATCTTGGATTCATGAAGTAAAAACTCCTTTAACGGCAATGCATTTAATGATTGAACGCATTGAAGATAAAGAATTGAAAGCTAGCTTAACTTATGAATGGTTACGCATTCATCTTCTTCTCGATCAACAGCTGCATCAAAAACGTATATCATCTATTGAAAACGATTTATTTATAGAACAAGTTGATGTCGAATCAATTGTGATCAAAGAGATTAAAACATTACAAACATGGTGTATTCAACAGAGGATTGGCTTTGATATACATATCAACGAGACAGAAGTACTTTGTGATGCAAAGTGGCTTGCATTTATTATAAGGCAACTGTTAACAAATGCAGTTAAGTATAGTAGTCAATCAGATATAAGTATTACAAGCTATCAACAAGGTGGTCAAACCTTCCTTGAGGTGAGAGATTTTGGGAGAGGGATTGACCCGAAAGATTTAACTCGAATCTTCGATAAAGGGTTTACATCAACAACAAACCATGACGACCAAAATGCAACTGGCATGGGATTATATTTAGCGAAAAAGGCCGCAAAATCTTTAAAAATCACCATTTTAGTACAATCAATACTTGGAGAGGGTACTACCATTACTTTGACATTTCCAAAACGTAATGACTTCGTCAATATGATAGGCGTGTGA
- a CDS encoding response regulator transcription factor — MFKLLLIEDDKTLFQEMKDRLTQWSYEVYGITDFNHVIHEFTTIRPHLVIIDIQLPKFDGFHWCRMIRDFSNVPIIFLSSRDHPTDIVMSMQLGADDYIQKPFHFDVLIAKIQATLRRVYNYNSEQSDLQSWCGATVDYEKNIVTNDVGTIELTKNEIFILKQLIKDKNKIVSRDKLMNSLWDDKRFVSDNTLTVNVNRLRRRLDELTLGQFIETKVGQGYMAIEQEKNYD; from the coding sequence GTGTTTAAACTGTTATTGATTGAAGATGATAAGACTCTCTTTCAAGAGATGAAAGATAGGTTGACTCAATGGTCTTATGAAGTATATGGTATTACAGATTTTAATCATGTCATTCATGAATTTACAACGATTAGACCACACCTAGTCATTATCGATATCCAATTACCTAAATTTGATGGGTTCCATTGGTGTAGAATGATTAGAGACTTTTCGAATGTTCCTATTATATTTCTATCATCACGCGACCATCCTACCGATATTGTTATGTCGATGCAGCTTGGGGCAGATGACTATATACAAAAGCCTTTTCATTTCGATGTACTAATTGCCAAAATTCAAGCTACTCTTCGGCGTGTATATAATTATAACTCTGAACAAAGTGATCTCCAATCATGGTGCGGTGCCACAGTAGATTATGAGAAAAATATAGTAACAAACGATGTAGGAACGATAGAGCTCACAAAGAATGAAATATTTATATTAAAACAATTGATTAAGGACAAGAATAAAATCGTAAGTCGGGATAAACTAATGAATAGTTTATGGGACGATAAACGATTTGTAAGTGATAATACATTAACTGTTAATGTAAATCGCTTACGACGACGGCTAGATGAACTAACATTAGGACAATTTATAGAAACAAAAGTTGGACAAGGATATATGGCTATCGAACAGGAAAAAAACTATGATTAG